From a single Cytophagales bacterium WSM2-2 genomic region:
- a CDS encoding polyisoprenoid-binding protein yields MKKAIIPMLVSSSIISAQAQTTWGYDQSHAKVGFSISHFGISETEGKFTKFDGTVLSDKADFSDAQIDFTIDVSSINTEDAQRDTHLKSPDFFDAVKYPSITFKGKSLKSTGKNKYKLTGDLMMHGVTKSIELDVIYKGTVVDPFKNTKAGFKITGVLDRTQFGLSWNGKLSTGNLLVGNEVTLDINIELIKK; encoded by the coding sequence ATGAAAAAAGCAATTATTCCAATGCTGGTTTCTTCCAGCATTATCAGTGCGCAAGCACAAACAACCTGGGGTTATGATCAATCACATGCAAAGGTCGGGTTCTCTATTTCGCATTTCGGCATCTCCGAAACGGAAGGGAAGTTCACCAAATTTGATGGTACAGTGCTTTCCGACAAGGCAGACTTCTCTGACGCGCAAATCGATTTCACGATTGACGTCAGCAGCATCAACACAGAGGACGCTCAACGCGACACCCATTTGAAATCGCCCGACTTCTTTGATGCCGTCAAATACCCTAGTATCACATTCAAAGGAAAGTCGTTGAAGTCCACGGGAAAGAACAAGTATAAACTCACAGGCGATTTAATGATGCATGGAGTAACAAAATCAATCGAGCTGGATGTTATTTACAAAGGCACGGTAGTCGATCCATTTAAGAATACAAAGGCCGGATTTAAAATCACCGGAGTGCTGGACCGTACACAGTTTGGCCTTAGCTGGAATGGGAAATTATCAACCGGAAATCTGCTTGTTGGCAATGAAGTTACACTCGATATCAATATCGAATTGATTAAAAAATAG